A single Fusobacterium hominis DNA region contains:
- the recJ gene encoding single-stranded-DNA-specific exonuclease RecJ: MQLKKDTLLTTLLINRGFLDEKSANEFINPRIKDFRDPFKFEKMDEIVDIILEKRAKNERIFIYGDYDVDGITAAVFLVKVLSEIGMDVDYYIPNRMEEGYGLDKKAVDFMLKKKCTLAITVDTGVNSIDDVKYAESLGMKVIVTDHHKSVKEKEDDELLLLNPKLSDTYEFKYLSGAGVALKVAQGVYLRLGEDLRKLYQYMDIVMIGTVADVVPMVDENRIIIKEGLRILKNTKVKGLMYLLKYLKFQNKNLNTTDVSYFISPLINSLGRIGVSKMGADFFLKNDEFEIYNIIEEMKRANKKRRELEKFIFDDANSKILQMKNNEPKCAFLYSEKWHPGVIGVVSSRLSIKYNMPIALVALRDNIGKASCRSVKGISVFNIFEKIKNSLVRFGGHDLASGFIVKQENLKFVEQIFKNNIREMQIQEEKKSLKIDMEYPIEKIDDRIFSALDALAPFGLDNPHPLFLDRNLSFEYIKKFGVNDRHFNGIIKKNGKNYHMVAFDLGHKINELESKIQNFDIVYYPEKIIYRGEEIIQIRIKDIKIKDDFYEIFTK; this comes from the coding sequence ATGCAACTAAAAAAAGATACACTACTTACAACCTTACTTATCAATAGAGGATTTTTAGATGAAAAAAGTGCAAATGAATTTATAAACCCTAGAATTAAAGATTTTAGAGATCCTTTCAAATTTGAAAAAATGGATGAAATAGTAGATATAATACTAGAAAAAAGAGCAAAAAATGAAAGAATATTTATCTATGGGGATTATGATGTAGATGGAATAACTGCTGCAGTATTTTTAGTTAAAGTGTTGAGTGAAATTGGCATGGATGTAGATTACTATATTCCTAATAGAATGGAAGAAGGATATGGCCTTGATAAAAAAGCTGTTGACTTTATGCTTAAGAAGAAATGTACTCTTGCAATAACAGTAGATACTGGCGTAAACTCCATAGATGATGTAAAATATGCAGAGTCTTTAGGAATGAAAGTAATTGTTACAGATCATCATAAATCTGTAAAAGAAAAGGAAGATGATGAGCTTCTCCTTTTAAATCCTAAACTCAGTGATACTTATGAGTTCAAATATCTTTCAGGTGCTGGTGTAGCACTTAAAGTGGCTCAAGGGGTATATCTTAGGCTTGGAGAAGATTTAAGAAAACTGTATCAGTATATGGATATAGTGATGATAGGAACTGTAGCTGATGTAGTTCCTATGGTAGATGAAAATAGAATAATTATTAAAGAAGGATTGAGAATTTTAAAAAATACTAAGGTAAAAGGTCTTATGTATCTTTTAAAGTATCTTAAGTTTCAAAATAAAAATCTTAATACTACTGATGTTAGTTATTTTATTTCACCACTTATAAATTCATTAGGAAGAATAGGAGTTTCTAAAATGGGAGCTGACTTCTTCCTAAAAAATGATGAATTTGAGATATATAACATTATAGAAGAGATGAAAAGAGCAAATAAAAAGCGAAGAGAACTTGAAAAGTTTATCTTTGATGATGCTAATTCTAAAATTCTACAAATGAAAAATAATGAACCTAAATGCGCTTTTCTATATTCGGAGAAATGGCACCCAGGTGTCATTGGTGTTGTGTCTTCTAGACTTAGTATAAAATACAATATGCCCATTGCCTTAGTAGCTTTAAGAGATAATATCGGTAAAGCTTCTTGCAGAAGTGTAAAGGGTATAAGTGTATTTAATATTTTTGAAAAAATCAAAAATAGTCTTGTTAGATTTGGAGGTCACGATTTAGCATCAGGATTTATTGTAAAACAAGAAAATCTCAAATTTGTTGAACAAATATTTAAAAATAATATTCGTGAAATGCAGATACAGGAAGAAAAAAAATCTTTAAAAATAGATATGGAATATCCCATAGAAAAAATTGATGACAGAATATTTAGTGCACTTGATGCTCTGGCACCATTTGGACTAGATAACCCACATCCACTGTTTTTAGATAGAAATTTATCTTTTGAGTATATAAAAAAATTTGGTGTTAATGATCGACATTTTAATGGTATCATTAAGAAAAATGGAAAAAATTATCATATGGTTGCTTTTGATTTAGGCCATAAGATAAACGAGCTAGAGTCTAAAATACAGAATTTTGATATTGTCTATTACCCTGAGAAAATCATTTATCGAGGGGAAGAGATAATTCAAATTCGTATAAAAGATATAAAAATAAAAGATGACTTTTATGAAATCTTTACTAAATAG
- the clpP gene encoding ATP-dependent Clp endopeptidase proteolytic subunit ClpP, with the protein MYNPTVIETNGRSERAYDIYSRLLKDRIIFLGTEIDDNVANAIVAQLLFLESEDPEKDIIMYINSPGGVVTAGMAIYDTMNYIKPDVQTVCIGQAASMGALLLAAGAKGKRFALENSRIMIHQPLGGAQGQATDIEIQAKEIIRIKKNLSEILSKATGKNVEQIMLDTERDNYMSAEEAVEYGLIDKVFKK; encoded by the coding sequence ATGTATAATCCAACTGTTATAGAAACAAATGGTAGGTCAGAAAGAGCCTACGATATATATTCGAGACTTTTGAAAGATAGAATAATTTTTTTAGGAACAGAAATAGATGATAATGTTGCAAATGCAATAGTAGCACAACTGCTTTTTCTTGAGTCTGAAGACCCAGAAAAAGATATAATTATGTATATAAATAGTCCTGGTGGAGTAGTAACTGCAGGTATGGCAATATACGATACAATGAATTATATAAAACCCGACGTTCAAACAGTTTGTATTGGACAAGCTGCAAGTATGGGAGCATTGCTTTTAGCTGCTGGAGCTAAAGGGAAAAGATTTGCTCTTGAAAACTCAAGAATTATGATTCACCAACCACTTGGTGGAGCACAAGGACAAGCTACAGATATAGAAATCCAAGCTAAAGAAATAATCAGAATAAAGAAAAATTTATCTGAAATCTTATCTAAAGCTACTGGAAAAAATGTAGAACAAATTATGTTAGATACTGAAAGAGATAATTACATGTCTGCTGAAGAAGCTGTAGAATATGGACTTATAGATAAAGTATTTAAAAAATAA
- a CDS encoding DUF448 domain-containing protein yields the protein MAVHERTCLICKEKKEKKDLFRLVKSGETNYKFDEKQRQQSRGYYVCKSPECLKRLSKHKKIKMSSEDLMKMLSLLKKTEKDYLNILKAMKNSQALSFGMNMVLEDIEHTHFLVLAEDISEKNEKKLLAKARELKINYVYYGNKDQLGEIFGKNEVSVIAVKSKKMARGLID from the coding sequence ATGGCTGTTCATGAAAGAACTTGTCTTATTTGCAAAGAAAAAAAAGAGAAGAAAGATCTTTTTAGACTTGTTAAGTCTGGAGAAACTAACTACAAATTTGATGAAAAACAAAGACAACAAAGCAGAGGATATTACGTTTGTAAAAGTCCTGAATGTTTAAAAAGGTTGTCAAAACACAAAAAAATAAAAATGAGTTCGGAAGATTTAATGAAGATGTTAAGTCTTTTGAAAAAAACGGAAAAGGACTATTTAAATATTTTGAAGGCAATGAAAAACTCACAGGCTTTATCTTTTGGTATGAATATGGTTTTAGAGGACATTGAGCACACACATTTCCTAGTTCTTGCAGAAGATATAAGCGAAAAAAATGAGAAAAAACTTCTTGCGAAAGCACGGGAATTAAAAATAAATTATGTGTATTATGGAAATAAAGATCAACTTGGAGAAATATTTGGAAAAAATGAAGTCAGTGTTATTGCTGTTAAAAGTAAAAAGATGGCCCGTGGACTCATAGACTAA
- the rbfA gene encoding 30S ribosome-binding factor RbfA, which translates to MKRQRLAGIEKEMARVISQAIFMDVKNPKVKGLVSVTNVRVTEDLKFADVYFSILSSVNDTPADRESILEGLNEIKGFLRKKVAEEIEIRYIPEIRVKIDDSIEHAVKISKLLNDLKG; encoded by the coding sequence ATGAAAAGACAAAGATTAGCTGGTATAGAAAAGGAAATGGCAAGAGTTATATCTCAAGCCATTTTCATGGATGTTAAAAATCCAAAAGTTAAAGGACTTGTATCTGTAACAAATGTAAGAGTTACTGAAGATTTAAAATTTGCTGATGTTTATTTTAGTATTCTTTCAAGTGTAAATGATACTCCTGCAGATAGAGAGAGTATTCTTGAAGGACTTAATGAAATCAAAGGATTTTTAAGAAAAAAAGTAGCTGAAGAAATTGAAATTAGATACATTCCTGAAATAAGAGTAAAAATAGATGACTCTATTGAACATGCTGTAAAAATATCAAAACTTTTAAATGATTTAAAAGGGTAG
- the tig gene encoding trigger factor — MKHELKKLANSAVEIKISLTAEEVKPIKDEVTKELAKKVEVPGFRKGHAPISTIEAQFKDNIKEEVADKVLHKYYEEVIKAENIVPVSYISNLNVTLEDGFEATFTVDVYPEVKLGEYKGLEVEKETFEMTPEKLDEEIKIMLNSKSKLEDTEEGYKAQMGDTVDLAFEGFMDGVPFEGGKADSHMLKLGSKMFIDNFEDQLVGYTAGQEGEITVNFPAEYHAANLAGKPAVFKVKVNAIKKLTVPELNDEVAKEFGAESVEDLKAKTTERVTKREEERIKNQHVAKLLDKLAETTEVEVPVSMIASEVRARIAEMEQQFGAQGIKLDMYLQMTGMDLNQLQSQIAPMAAAKVKSDLMLAEIIKAEKLEVTDEEVNAKMEDLAKMYGMSFDQLKENLEKGNNFDNFKLSVKEECLMQKAIEVLVKNAK; from the coding sequence ATGAAACACGAATTAAAAAAATTAGCAAACTCTGCAGTTGAGATCAAAATCTCTCTTACTGCTGAAGAAGTAAAACCTATTAAAGATGAAGTAACAAAAGAATTAGCAAAAAAAGTTGAGGTTCCTGGATTTAGAAAAGGACATGCTCCTATAAGTACTATAGAAGCTCAATTTAAAGACAACATCAAAGAAGAAGTTGCAGATAAAGTATTACACAAATATTATGAAGAAGTTATAAAAGCTGAAAACATCGTACCAGTAAGCTATATTTCAAATCTTAACGTAACATTAGAAGATGGATTTGAAGCTACTTTCACTGTTGATGTATATCCAGAAGTTAAATTAGGAGAATATAAAGGACTTGAAGTTGAAAAAGAAACTTTCGAAATGACTCCTGAAAAACTTGACGAAGAAATCAAAATTATGTTAAACAGCAAATCTAAATTAGAAGATACAGAAGAAGGATACAAAGCTCAAATGGGAGATACTGTAGATCTTGCTTTTGAAGGATTCATGGACGGAGTTCCTTTCGAAGGTGGAAAAGCTGATTCTCATATGTTAAAATTAGGATCAAAAATGTTTATTGACAACTTTGAAGATCAATTAGTTGGATATACAGCTGGACAAGAAGGAGAAATTACAGTTAATTTCCCTGCTGAATACCACGCTGCAAACTTAGCTGGAAAACCTGCTGTATTCAAAGTTAAAGTTAATGCTATCAAAAAATTAACTGTACCTGAATTAAATGATGAAGTAGCAAAAGAATTTGGTGCTGAATCTGTAGAAGATTTAAAAGCTAAAACAACTGAAAGAGTTACAAAAAGAGAAGAAGAAAGAATAAAAAATCAACATGTAGCTAAACTTCTTGATAAATTAGCAGAAACTACAGAAGTTGAAGTTCCTGTATCTATGATAGCTTCTGAAGTAAGAGCTAGAATTGCTGAAATGGAACAACAATTTGGAGCTCAAGGAATAAAACTTGATATGTACCTTCAAATGACTGGAATGGATTTAAATCAATTACAATCACAAATCGCTCCTATGGCAGCTGCTAAAGTAAAATCTGACTTAATGCTTGCTGAAATCATCAAAGCTGAAAAACTTGAAGTTACTGATGAAGAAGTTAATGCTAAAATGGAAGATCTTGCAAAAATGTACGGAATGTCATTTGATCAATTAAAAGAAAACTTAGAAAAAGGTAATAACTTTGATAACTTCAAACTTTCTGTAAAAGAAGAATGTTTAATGCAAAAAGCTATTGAAGTTTTAGTAAAAAATGCAAAATAG
- the infB gene encoding translation initiation factor IF-2, which yields MKKRVHELAKDYGVNNKEFLALLNDELAIEVSSHLSSLAEKDIEKIKKYFDNTNSTKAEKKEKKGVTLKKKFLEEDEDIEEILEEDTTSKKKKNGKKPNAKKAPVDGKNDEKKKNKKKKGRRTDFVMKTVESAGSETIEEDGMKIIKIRGEITLGDFADRLGVPSSEIIKKLFLKGQMLTINSPISFDLAEELAVEYDALVEEEEEIELEFGEKFALEVEDREEDLVERPPVITIMGHVDHGKTSLLDSIRASNVVSGEDGGITQKIGAYQIIKNGKKITFVDTPGHEAFTDMRARGAQVTDIAILVVAADDGVMPQTVEALSHAKAAGVPIIVAVNKIDKPEANPMKVKQELMEHGLISVEWGGDTEFVEVSAKKKLHLDDLLDTILITAEILELKANPKKRAKGVVLESKLDPKVGPVADVLIQEGTLKIGDVIVAGETYGKVRALLNDKGERIDVVGLSQPAEIIGFNQVPQAGDTIYVIQNEQHAKRIVEEVAKERKLAETSRKTITLESLSEQFEHENVKELNLILRADSRGSVDALKESLLKLSNDEVAVNIIQAAAGAITESDVKLAEVSNAIIIGFHVRPTTKAMKEAEEDGVEIRTSNIIYHITEEIEKALTGMLDPEFKEVYLGRVEIKKVFKVSKVGNIGGAVVVDGKVKRDANVRVLRNEIVVYEGKLSSLKRFKDDAREVIQGQECGVGIENFNDIKDGDIIEAFEVQEIKRTLK from the coding sequence ATGAAAAAAAGAGTACATGAGTTAGCTAAAGATTATGGTGTGAACAACAAAGAATTTTTAGCTTTATTAAACGACGAACTAGCGATAGAAGTATCGTCACACTTATCTAGCTTGGCTGAAAAGGATATTGAAAAAATAAAAAAATATTTTGATAATACAAATAGCACTAAAGCAGAGAAGAAAGAGAAAAAAGGAGTAACATTGAAGAAAAAGTTTTTAGAAGAAGATGAAGATATAGAGGAAATATTAGAGGAAGATACTACCTCAAAGAAAAAGAAAAATGGTAAAAAACCTAATGCTAAAAAAGCACCAGTTGATGGTAAAAATGATGAGAAAAAGAAAAATAAAAAGAAAAAAGGTAGAAGAACAGATTTCGTTATGAAAACTGTTGAAAGTGCCGGTTCTGAAACTATTGAAGAAGATGGAATGAAAATCATCAAAATAAGAGGAGAAATAACTCTTGGTGATTTTGCTGATAGACTTGGTGTTCCTAGTTCTGAAATAATTAAAAAACTTTTCTTAAAAGGACAAATGCTTACAATAAACAGTCCAATATCATTTGATTTAGCTGAAGAATTAGCTGTTGAATATGATGCATTAGTTGAAGAAGAAGAAGAAATTGAATTAGAATTTGGAGAAAAATTTGCACTTGAAGTTGAAGATAGAGAAGAAGATCTAGTAGAAAGACCACCTGTTATAACAATAATGGGACACGTTGACCACGGTAAAACATCTCTACTTGACTCTATTAGAGCAAGTAATGTTGTATCTGGAGAAGATGGTGGAATCACTCAAAAAATTGGTGCTTACCAAATTATTAAAAATGGTAAAAAAATAACTTTCGTAGACACTCCTGGTCACGAAGCGTTTACTGACATGAGAGCTAGAGGAGCTCAAGTTACTGATATTGCAATACTTGTTGTTGCTGCAGATGATGGTGTTATGCCACAAACTGTAGAGGCATTGTCTCACGCAAAAGCAGCTGGTGTACCTATAATTGTTGCAGTAAATAAAATAGATAAACCAGAAGCAAATCCAATGAAAGTTAAACAAGAACTTATGGAACATGGTCTTATCTCTGTTGAATGGGGAGGAGATACTGAGTTTGTTGAAGTATCAGCAAAGAAAAAACTTCACCTTGATGATTTATTAGATACTATCTTAATAACTGCAGAAATTCTTGAACTTAAAGCAAATCCTAAAAAAAGAGCTAAAGGTGTTGTTTTAGAATCTAAATTAGATCCTAAAGTTGGACCAGTAGCTGACGTATTAATTCAAGAAGGAACTTTAAAAATAGGAGATGTTATTGTTGCTGGGGAAACTTATGGTAAAGTAAGAGCTCTACTTAATGACAAAGGAGAAAGAATTGATGTTGTTGGACTTTCTCAACCTGCAGAAATAATTGGCTTTAACCAAGTTCCACAAGCTGGAGATACTATATATGTTATCCAAAATGAACAACATGCAAAAAGAATAGTTGAAGAAGTTGCTAAAGAAAGAAAACTTGCTGAAACTAGCAGAAAAACAATAACTCTAGAATCTCTTTCTGAACAATTTGAACATGAAAACGTAAAAGAATTAAATCTTATTTTAAGAGCTGACTCTAGAGGATCAGTTGACGCATTAAAAGAATCTTTACTTAAACTTTCAAATGATGAAGTTGCAGTTAATATTATCCAAGCTGCTGCTGGAGCAATAACTGAAAGTGACGTTAAACTAGCTGAAGTATCTAATGCAATTATCATTGGATTCCATGTTAGACCTACTACAAAAGCTATGAAAGAAGCTGAAGAAGATGGAGTAGAAATTAGAACATCTAACATCATCTATCATATTACAGAAGAGATCGAAAAAGCTCTAACTGGTATGCTTGATCCAGAATTTAAAGAAGTTTACCTTGGAAGAGTTGAAATTAAAAAAGTGTTTAAAGTTTCTAAAGTTGGAAACATTGGTGGAGCTGTTGTAGTTGACGGTAAAGTAAAAAGAGATGCTAATGTTAGAGTACTTAGAAATGAAATTGTTGTATATGAAGGAAAATTATCATCATTAAAAAGATTTAAAGATGATGCAAGAGAAGTTATCCAAGGACAAGAATGTGGAGTTGGAATTGAAAACTTTAACGATATTAAAGATGGAGATATAATAGAAGCATTTGAAGTTCAAGAAATCAAAAGAACTCTAAAATAG